A genome region from Microbacterium profundi includes the following:
- the rbfA gene encoding 30S ribosome-binding factor RbfA translates to MAGERQARLADRIRVILAERLEKGLRDPRLGFVTITDVRVSGDLQHASAFYTVLGTDEERASSAAALASATGMLRSEVGKQLSTRLVPTLEFIPDALPENADNITALLHQAQMRDAEVAKLASSATHAGDADPYVRADEDDQQ, encoded by the coding sequence CCTGGCGGATCGGATTCGCGTCATCCTGGCGGAGCGTCTCGAGAAGGGCCTGCGCGACCCGCGGCTCGGCTTCGTGACCATCACCGACGTCCGCGTCTCCGGTGACCTGCAGCACGCATCGGCGTTCTACACCGTGCTCGGCACCGACGAGGAGAGAGCATCCAGTGCTGCGGCACTCGCCTCTGCGACCGGCATGCTGCGCAGCGAAGTCGGAAAGCAGCTGAGCACTCGTCTGGTGCCGACCCTGGAGTTCATCCCCGATGCGCTTCCGGAGAACGCCGACAACATCACTGCGCTGCTTCACCAGGCGCAGATGCGAGACGCCGAGGTGGCCAAGCTCGCATCATCAGCCACGCACGCCGGCGACGCCGACCCGTATGTGCGCGCCGATGAGGACGACCAGCAGTAG